A region from the Bradyrhizobium erythrophlei genome encodes:
- a CDS encoding ABC transporter permease, translating into MREAITSLPGNPLQRIPGVAVTLVLLVAVFASVAPGFLSPANITNVLVQSTVLTMLALPMTLIIMTEGLDLSMGAVLTFTSLVVAIVSLATGSMLLGLGAAILAGAAFGTVNGWLVATLGIPPFVATLGTLGMAQGLSLIISDGQSVVGIPHSVRDVYSATIAGVPVPVAIALVSYAAFHVLLYHTRFGTYIFALGGNREALKYAGLAPSRLLIAVYAIGGMMAGVAGLLMTARMNSGHPTAGLGLEFDAIAAVAVGGTSFERGNGWLFGTALGVIAVGVLRNGLNLMALPSSIQVASVGLLVIVALFFDGLRSRS; encoded by the coding sequence ATGCGTGAGGCTATCACCTCTCTGCCCGGCAACCCGCTTCAACGGATCCCCGGCGTCGCCGTCACGCTGGTGCTGCTTGTCGCCGTGTTCGCGAGCGTTGCGCCGGGATTCCTGTCGCCGGCAAATATCACGAACGTTCTGGTGCAGTCGACCGTTCTGACAATGCTGGCGCTGCCGATGACGCTGATCATCATGACGGAGGGGCTCGACCTGTCGATGGGCGCCGTCCTGACCTTCACATCTCTCGTCGTGGCCATCGTTTCGCTGGCGACCGGATCGATGCTGCTCGGCCTCGGTGCCGCGATTCTGGCCGGCGCCGCGTTCGGTACCGTCAATGGCTGGCTGGTGGCGACTCTCGGCATTCCCCCGTTCGTGGCCACGCTCGGCACGTTGGGCATGGCCCAGGGCTTGTCGCTGATCATCAGTGACGGCCAGAGCGTTGTGGGCATCCCGCACAGCGTGCGCGACGTCTATTCGGCGACCATCGCGGGCGTGCCGGTACCCGTCGCGATAGCGCTGGTCAGCTATGCCGCCTTTCACGTACTTCTCTATCATACCCGCTTCGGCACATACATCTTCGCACTCGGCGGCAATCGAGAGGCTTTGAAATATGCCGGTCTGGCGCCGAGCAGATTGCTCATCGCCGTCTATGCGATCGGCGGCATGATGGCCGGTGTTGCAGGGCTGCTGATGACCGCGCGAATGAATTCCGGCCATCCGACCGCGGGCCTCGGTCTCGAATTCGACGCGATCGCAGCCGTGGCCGTGGGGGGCACGTCGTTCGAACGCGGCAATGGCTGGCTGTTCGGCACGGCGCTGGGCGTGATCGCGGTCGGCGTGCTGCGCAACGGGCTCAACCTGATGGCGCTTCCGTCGTCGATCCAGGTCGCCAGTGTCGGACTCCTCGTCATCGTAGCGCTGTTCTTCGACGGGTTGCGGAGCCGGTCATGA
- a CDS encoding gamma-glutamyltransferase: MLIADSFSSTRRPVLFGNGAVSAAHPLAVAAGQVMLAAGGSAADAVIAGQAVMCVLTPDDCGLGGDALCVIRLPDGNVTAVNGTGASPLHMVRADDDGGNSVTVPGIVDAWQTMSRQWGRLPLATVLAPAVKIAHDGARRGPRLAETFQRYSGRLVRGGAAAWPMLTAPVGSIVRQPELAALLADIGRLGRAAFYEGPIAEGIVEAVHLGGGVLDAADLALHGTVVAAPVTTTWRGRKVHVQPPVSQGVLLSMALAGEERLGPLEARQRDHACVELTQSSFAYRDRVSEGAALLAVPLPVDLDRASRRGGPRAYLHTAGVAASDAFGMTVSSLISVFDNFGSAIYVPAGGFTLNNRAAGFTSPPNECAGGKRPVHTLAPVLIETEHGCVALATPGADGQIQTLLQLLSAIFVEGADIASAIAQPRWRNENSRLLVESAHPHLNGLADYGHDVIPIEDGDPRFGAIVCAGIEQGQPFCCADWRRQTWAGVV; this comes from the coding sequence ATGCTGATTGCCGATTCCTTCTCGTCCACCCGGCGTCCGGTTCTGTTCGGCAATGGCGCGGTTTCGGCCGCGCACCCGCTGGCTGTCGCTGCGGGTCAGGTGATGCTGGCTGCCGGCGGCTCGGCGGCGGATGCGGTTATCGCCGGCCAGGCCGTCATGTGCGTGCTCACCCCGGATGATTGCGGCCTCGGCGGAGATGCCTTGTGCGTGATCCGGTTGCCAGACGGCAACGTGACTGCCGTGAATGGCACCGGTGCCTCACCCTTACACATGGTGCGCGCGGACGATGACGGCGGCAACAGCGTTACAGTGCCCGGTATTGTCGATGCCTGGCAAACCATGAGCCGCCAGTGGGGACGCCTGCCGCTCGCCACGGTGCTCGCGCCGGCCGTGAAAATCGCGCATGACGGCGCACGCCGCGGCCCGCGTCTCGCCGAAACATTTCAGCGCTATTCGGGCCGGCTGGTTCGCGGCGGCGCCGCGGCGTGGCCGATGTTGACCGCGCCGGTCGGCTCGATCGTCAGGCAGCCCGAGCTTGCCGCGCTGCTTGCCGATATCGGCCGGCTGGGACGGGCCGCCTTCTATGAAGGGCCTATCGCCGAAGGTATCGTCGAAGCCGTTCACCTGGGCGGCGGCGTGCTCGATGCCGCCGACCTTGCGCTGCACGGGACGGTAGTCGCCGCGCCGGTCACGACGACATGGCGGGGCCGCAAGGTGCATGTCCAGCCACCCGTCTCGCAGGGCGTCCTGCTTTCCATGGCGCTCGCCGGCGAGGAGCGTCTTGGCCCCTTGGAGGCTCGACAGCGCGACCATGCCTGCGTCGAGCTGACGCAAAGTAGCTTTGCCTATCGTGATCGTGTCAGCGAGGGCGCAGCCCTGCTTGCCGTGCCATTGCCTGTCGATCTCGACAGGGCGAGCCGCCGGGGTGGGCCGCGCGCCTATTTGCATACTGCCGGCGTGGCGGCATCGGACGCCTTCGGCATGACCGTGTCGTCGCTCATCAGCGTGTTCGACAATTTCGGTTCAGCAATCTACGTTCCTGCAGGCGGCTTCACTCTCAACAACCGTGCGGCGGGCTTTACCTCGCCCCCCAACGAGTGCGCAGGCGGCAAGCGGCCTGTGCATACGCTCGCGCCGGTGCTGATCGAAACCGAGCACGGCTGCGTCGCCTTGGCGACGCCCGGCGCGGATGGACAAATTCAGACCTTGCTGCAATTGTTGAGCGCAATATTCGTGGAAGGCGCCGATATCGCCAGCGCTATCGCGCAACCGCGCTGGCGAAACGAAAACTCACGCCTGCTGGTGGAGAGTGCGCATCCTCATCTCAACGGCCTTGCAGACTATGGACATGACGTCATCCCGATCGAGGATGGCGATCCGCGCTTCGGCGCGATCGTTTGCGCGGGTATCGAGCAGGGGCAACCGTTTTGCTGCGCGGATTGGCGCCGCCAGACCTGGGCGGGCGTCGTCTAG
- a CDS encoding hydantoinase B/oxoprolinase family protein, whose protein sequence is MKDDAVARTDPLLLEIIRNGLDTVADEMALILMRTAYSAIIRDSMDYSTAVCDAEGQIVGQGLTTPMHLGSFYDAMRHLITQYQGDIYEGDLFIGNDPYLASGQHLPDIYIIRPFFHDGSLQGWATTIAHHVDVGGLVPGSNSIGATEIFQEGLRLPFLKLRERGVDNAAIWSIIEANVRVPGLVLGDLRAQVSAAEAGLRGFDELFGRYGAEPMRQAFVDLHDLAERIARIYISAIPDGVYRFTDHIDGLGQEPEPIVLQVEITVTGDVITADWTGTAKQVRGGINAPLSFTKSNVYAALRSIMPPDMPNCHGYTRPITVLAPEGTLVNCVSPAPCGARGITGYRIVDCMFGALAPALPDKLTADGAGGSTLPTFAGQIDGAPFVFSECIMGTWGASRDHDGQDGVPHMASNQSNVPIEMIEADFPLRIESYGLVTDTGGAGRRRGGLALKRDYRILTDDCFLGVRSDKRRFPPHGLFGGGEGAPSTNTVEKDNELTVVPTLPTERIMLGQGAVFRHMMAGGGGYGNAHEREPERVLDDVLDGRVSVGAARDVYGVVLTPGGRGIDRAATDRLRSAGTTDEKDRPSERS, encoded by the coding sequence ATGAAGGACGACGCCGTGGCCAGAACCGATCCGCTGCTTCTCGAGATCATCCGCAATGGTCTTGATACGGTCGCCGATGAAATGGCCCTGATTCTGATGCGGACGGCCTATTCGGCGATTATCCGGGATTCGATGGACTATTCGACCGCCGTCTGCGACGCCGAAGGCCAGATCGTCGGACAGGGCCTGACGACGCCGATGCATCTCGGCAGTTTCTACGATGCAATGCGCCATCTCATCACCCAGTATCAGGGCGACATATACGAAGGCGATCTGTTCATCGGCAACGATCCCTATCTGGCTAGCGGCCAGCACCTGCCGGACATCTACATCATCCGTCCTTTCTTCCATGACGGCAGTCTGCAGGGCTGGGCCACGACGATCGCTCACCATGTCGATGTCGGCGGGCTGGTGCCCGGCAGCAATTCGATCGGCGCCACGGAAATATTCCAGGAGGGACTGCGGTTGCCGTTCCTGAAGCTGCGCGAACGCGGCGTTGATAACGCGGCGATCTGGAGCATCATCGAAGCGAATGTCCGGGTTCCCGGTCTGGTGCTGGGCGACCTTCGTGCCCAGGTGTCCGCCGCCGAGGCTGGGCTGCGCGGCTTCGACGAGCTCTTCGGCCGCTATGGGGCCGAGCCGATGCGTCAGGCATTCGTCGATCTTCACGATCTCGCCGAGCGTATTGCGCGAATCTATATCTCGGCGATCCCGGACGGCGTCTACCGTTTCACCGATCATATCGACGGGCTCGGCCAGGAACCGGAGCCCATCGTGCTCCAGGTGGAGATCACCGTGACGGGCGACGTGATCACAGCCGATTGGACCGGAACCGCGAAGCAGGTGCGCGGCGGCATCAACGCGCCGCTGTCCTTCACCAAGTCGAATGTCTATGCCGCGCTACGCTCGATCATGCCGCCGGATATGCCGAACTGCCACGGCTATACGCGTCCGATTACGGTGCTTGCGCCAGAAGGCACGCTGGTCAATTGCGTGTCGCCCGCTCCTTGCGGCGCGCGCGGCATTACCGGCTATCGCATTGTCGATTGCATGTTCGGCGCGCTTGCTCCGGCGCTGCCAGACAAGCTAACGGCGGATGGCGCCGGCGGATCGACCCTCCCGACATTTGCCGGGCAAATCGACGGTGCGCCCTTCGTGTTTTCCGAATGCATCATGGGCACCTGGGGCGCCAGCCGCGACCATGACGGCCAGGATGGCGTGCCTCACATGGCGTCCAACCAGTCAAACGTGCCAATCGAGATGATCGAGGCGGATTTTCCACTGCGGATCGAAAGCTACGGTCTCGTCACGGATACGGGTGGCGCCGGCCGGCGGCGCGGCGGGCTCGCCTTGAAGCGCGACTACCGTATCCTGACAGACGATTGCTTTCTCGGCGTGCGCTCGGACAAACGCCGCTTTCCTCCGCATGGCCTGTTCGGCGGTGGCGAGGGCGCGCCATCGACCAATACCGTGGAGAAAGACAACGAACTGACCGTCGTTCCGACCCTGCCGACCGAACGAATCATGCTCGGCCAGGGAGCCGTCTTCCGCCATATGATGGCGGGCGGCGGCGGCTACGGGAATGCGCATGAGCGCGAACCCGAGCGCGTCCTCGACGATGTGCTCGACGGCAGAGTATCCGTGGGCGCCGCCCGGGATGTCTACGGCGTCGTGCTCACGCCTGGGGGCCGCGGCATCGACCGCGCAGCAACTGACCGCCTGCGCAGCGCGGGCACGACCGACGAGAAGGATCGGCCATCGGAACGATCCTGA
- a CDS encoding aldo/keto reductase, with protein sequence MEKYNLQKFISAQDHYSLLYRDIEKRMEPFCVKYGIGMNSYFPLAGGLLTGMYKRDAAATPGTRAAASPNYAAWNSKRNWDVQENLKAFAEQRGWTLPQMSLAWLLSRPAMSTIIAGADRTEHIAQNIKALEIKFTPDDLIEIDRLTLVDEDRSVAPVYRKLRPEKVHEFEPMHVVRNRS encoded by the coding sequence GTGGAGAAATACAATCTGCAGAAATTCATCTCAGCGCAGGATCACTACAGCTTGCTGTATCGTGACATCGAAAAACGCATGGAGCCATTCTGCGTCAAATACGGTATCGGCATGAATTCGTATTTTCCGCTGGCGGGGGGACTGCTGACCGGCATGTATAAGCGCGATGCGGCGGCAACCCCGGGGACCCGTGCAGCCGCGAGCCCGAACTATGCGGCGTGGAACAGCAAACGAAATTGGGATGTTCAGGAGAATCTCAAGGCATTTGCGGAGCAAAGGGGATGGACGCTTCCGCAGATGTCCCTGGCGTGGCTGCTATCGCGCCCGGCGATGTCGACCATTATCGCCGGAGCCGACAGGACTGAGCACATTGCCCAGAATATCAAGGCGCTGGAAATCAAATTCACGCCCGACGACCTGATCGAGATCGACCGTCTGACGCTGGTGGACGAGGATCGCAGCGTGGCGCCAGTTTATCGCAAGCTCCGACCTGAAAAGGTCCACGAATTCGAGCCGATGCACGTCGTAAGAAACCGAAGTTGA
- a CDS encoding catalase family protein: MPRNGYLRYEPSIEQPRPDEAKTIEAIVASIERTNVSSLAKHHRAIRQQHAKGQGFLRGELTVYDDLPNHLRQGMFATPRTYPIIVRLSTALGDIRSDRIRLPRGMAIKVIGVSGPKALPADNSTNQDILLVNHKSYFSDAAAYLSAQRIVFELEPRVPDFLLRLSGLLARGLVKLSNCTGIPIPMILNAIGDSGNNILGESFYSEGAIRFGDYVAKLCAAPNSESVLKFRGQPSFRDDSSVLNAVVEFFKKNSAEYELRAQLCTDLQRTPVEDASIDWPEEITPYQPLARITLPPQAADGPARRAYADDRLSFDPWRCLADHQPLGSIMRLRKEAYRKSSDFRRKPPTTEPTEPQHISEFPD; the protein is encoded by the coding sequence ATGCCACGCAATGGGTATCTTCGCTATGAGCCATCCATCGAACAACCGCGGCCGGATGAGGCGAAAACCATCGAGGCAATCGTGGCTTCAATCGAACGCACGAACGTGTCTAGTTTGGCTAAGCACCACCGCGCTATCCGTCAGCAACATGCCAAAGGCCAGGGATTCCTGAGGGGCGAATTGACTGTTTATGATGATTTGCCCAATCACCTGCGCCAAGGCATGTTTGCGACGCCTCGTACCTATCCGATCATAGTCCGCCTCTCCACCGCGCTTGGCGATATCCGCAGTGATCGCATCCGGCTTCCGCGAGGCATGGCCATCAAAGTAATAGGCGTGAGCGGCCCCAAGGCGCTGCCCGCCGACAATTCAACCAACCAGGACATCCTCCTCGTCAATCACAAGAGCTATTTTTCGGACGCCGCCGCTTATCTGAGCGCGCAGCGCATCGTTTTCGAACTGGAGCCCCGCGTGCCAGATTTCCTGCTCAGACTCAGCGGTCTCCTGGCACGCGGCCTCGTCAAGCTCTCCAATTGCACCGGCATTCCCATTCCGATGATTCTTAACGCGATCGGCGACTCCGGTAACAACATTCTTGGCGAGAGTTTTTATTCGGAGGGAGCGATACGTTTTGGCGACTATGTCGCCAAGCTCTGTGCCGCCCCCAATTCGGAGTCGGTTCTCAAGTTCAGAGGCCAGCCCAGCTTCAGAGACGACAGTTCCGTGCTGAATGCCGTCGTCGAGTTTTTCAAGAAGAACTCGGCGGAATACGAACTTCGTGCTCAGCTCTGCACAGATCTACAACGCACCCCGGTCGAGGACGCCTCGATCGATTGGCCCGAAGAAATTACACCATATCAACCCCTGGCAAGAATCACGCTTCCACCTCAGGCAGCCGACGGACCGGCACGCCGGGCCTATGCAGACGACCGTCTGTCGTTTGATCCGTGGCGGTGCCTTGCCGATCATCAACCACTTGGCTCCATCATGCGGCTGCGCAAGGAGGCGTACCGGAAATCCAGCGATTTTCGTCGCAAGCCGCCGACTACGGAACCTACAGAACCGCAGCACATCTCGGAGTTTCCGGACTGA
- a CDS encoding ABC transporter permease, with the protein MTDLTKQAFAPPRALVSGDALQIFYRLLAALLICVVLSFSSDSFLSLGNIVNVLRQASLMFFIASGLTLVVLTAGLDLSVGANVALSACLVGTVIQQTGSPTLGVLTGLATGGIIGLLNGVMVTALRIPSFIATYGMLWVLNGLTYWYMAGETIHGFPPGFRQIGSGYLFGLPIPVYLLLIFLAVGTIFAQRTTWGQEIYATGANPIAARLSGIPVARRLLLVYGVSGTMAGLASIVFLARLNSAEADIGESLTLPAIAAVLIGGTSLFGGVGTVFGTFVGALILTLVLNGMNLLSVNASWQPLVTGVIVILAVWVDMKTRHRTP; encoded by the coding sequence ATGACTGACCTGACCAAACAGGCCTTCGCGCCGCCACGTGCCCTGGTCTCAGGGGACGCACTTCAGATCTTCTACCGGTTGCTCGCTGCGCTCCTGATCTGTGTGGTTCTGTCGTTCTCGAGCGATTCCTTTCTTAGTCTCGGCAACATTGTCAACGTGCTGCGCCAGGCCAGTCTGATGTTCTTCATCGCGTCCGGCCTGACGCTGGTGGTTCTGACGGCAGGACTCGATCTGTCGGTCGGCGCCAATGTCGCGCTTTCAGCCTGCCTTGTCGGAACGGTTATCCAGCAGACGGGATCGCCTACCCTGGGCGTGCTTACCGGGCTTGCCACCGGCGGCATCATCGGCCTTCTCAATGGCGTGATGGTGACGGCGCTGCGCATCCCCTCATTCATCGCAACCTACGGCATGTTGTGGGTGCTTAACGGCCTCACCTACTGGTATATGGCCGGCGAGACCATCCATGGCTTTCCGCCGGGGTTTCGCCAGATCGGCAGCGGCTATCTATTCGGCTTGCCGATCCCAGTCTACCTTCTTCTGATTTTCCTCGCGGTCGGAACCATCTTCGCGCAACGGACGACCTGGGGCCAGGAGATCTACGCGACCGGCGCTAATCCGATCGCGGCACGGCTGTCGGGCATTCCGGTCGCGCGACGGCTGCTTCTGGTCTATGGGGTTTCCGGAACGATGGCGGGTCTGGCGTCGATCGTGTTTCTCGCGCGCTTGAATTCAGCGGAAGCCGACATCGGTGAAAGCCTGACGCTTCCCGCGATCGCGGCGGTGCTGATCGGCGGCACGTCGCTGTTCGGCGGCGTCGGCACCGTGTTCGGCACCTTCGTCGGCGCGCTGATCCTGACGCTGGTGCTGAACGGCATGAACCTGCTGTCGGTCAACGCCAGCTGGCAGCCCCTCGTCACCGGTGTCATCGTCATCCTGGCTGTCTGGGTCGACATGAAAACGCGCCATCGTACGCCATGA
- a CDS encoding sugar ABC transporter ATP-binding protein, which yields MSAAVQSAGDAPMTTPLFELRGISKEFPGVKALDDVSFAVWPGEVHMLLGENGAGKSSLMKVLCGADSANGGEFYYKGDKVSISSAADARKLGIAVIFQEFSLVPYLDIAQNIFLGREPSGRIPGTIDRRRILRDARRILDTIGFNIDPSVLVERLGVAQQQMVEIAKAISQNARILVMDEPTAALSDHETELLFALIARLKTDGVAIVYISHRMAEVFALGDRITVLRDGRRIDEIRPGDASPDQLVRMMVGRTVDTSYPRHFAETPGKVLLEVKGLAAASGISDIDLEVRAGEIVGLCGLVGSGRTEVVRAIFGADKVTAGEIIFDGQRTSGGPDRAARRGIALIPENRKSEGLALLRSVADNLVVSALRKLFPSHLFEPRRAQRVADGLVKQLRIGTPTSRQTVGLLSGGNQQKVVIGKWLATGAKLFIFDEPTRGIDVGAKSEIFALIDRLVADGAAALMISSEQAEICHVCDRAYVMREGRIAGQLSRAELTEENIVRLGMHHA from the coding sequence ATGAGCGCCGCCGTTCAATCCGCAGGCGACGCACCAATGACGACGCCGCTATTTGAATTGCGCGGCATCAGCAAGGAATTTCCCGGCGTCAAGGCGCTGGACGACGTGTCCTTTGCGGTGTGGCCGGGAGAGGTCCACATGCTGCTCGGCGAAAACGGCGCCGGCAAATCCAGCCTGATGAAGGTGTTGTGCGGCGCCGATAGCGCCAACGGAGGCGAATTTTACTATAAGGGCGACAAGGTCTCGATCTCCTCCGCCGCCGACGCAAGAAAACTCGGCATCGCCGTGATCTTCCAGGAGTTCTCGCTCGTCCCCTATCTCGATATCGCGCAGAACATCTTTCTCGGCCGCGAGCCGTCCGGCCGCATCCCCGGGACAATCGACCGCCGACGGATCTTGCGCGATGCCCGGCGCATTCTGGACACGATCGGTTTCAACATCGATCCGTCGGTCCTCGTGGAAAGGCTCGGCGTCGCCCAGCAGCAGATGGTGGAAATTGCCAAGGCCATTAGCCAGAACGCCCGTATACTGGTGATGGACGAGCCGACCGCGGCGTTGTCGGATCACGAGACTGAACTGTTGTTCGCGCTGATTGCGCGCTTGAAGACCGATGGTGTCGCCATCGTCTATATCTCGCACCGTATGGCCGAAGTCTTCGCATTGGGCGATCGCATCACCGTGCTGCGCGATGGGCGCCGCATCGACGAGATCCGCCCCGGCGACGCATCGCCGGATCAGCTAGTGCGCATGATGGTCGGCCGCACCGTCGACACGAGCTATCCGCGCCATTTTGCGGAAACGCCCGGGAAAGTGCTGCTCGAGGTCAAGGGTTTGGCAGCGGCAAGCGGGATATCAGATATCGATCTCGAGGTCCGCGCAGGCGAGATTGTCGGGCTTTGCGGTCTCGTCGGGTCCGGACGGACCGAAGTGGTGCGCGCGATTTTCGGCGCGGACAAGGTGACCGCAGGCGAGATCATCTTCGACGGGCAGCGGACGTCGGGGGGCCCCGACCGGGCCGCCCGGCGCGGGATCGCGCTGATCCCCGAAAACCGAAAGAGCGAGGGGCTCGCGCTCTTGCGCTCGGTCGCCGACAATCTCGTCGTATCCGCACTACGTAAGTTGTTTCCCTCTCATCTGTTCGAGCCGCGCCGAGCCCAGCGCGTTGCAGACGGGCTGGTCAAGCAACTGCGTATCGGAACACCAACGTCCAGGCAGACGGTGGGCCTGCTGTCCGGAGGCAACCAGCAGAAAGTCGTGATCGGAAAATGGCTCGCGACCGGGGCAAAACTGTTCATCTTCGATGAACCGACGCGCGGCATCGATGTCGGTGCCAAATCGGAAATCTTCGCGCTGATCGATCGGCTGGTCGCTGACGGCGCGGCCGCTTTGATGATTTCATCGGAGCAGGCGGAAATCTGCCACGTCTGCGACCGCGCCTATGTGATGCGGGAAGGCCGGATCGCGGGGCAATTGTCGCGCGCCGAACTGACGGAGGAAAACATCGTGAGACTAGGGATGCATCATGCGTGA
- a CDS encoding FAD-linked oxidase C-terminal domain-containing protein gives MGIPVGAAAVIDRLAGMVGARVTTARGVLDEHGRSEAYHANQPPDVVIFPEATQEVAQIVALCATAGMPIVAFGAGTSLEGNTAAVAGGLCFDFSRMNRILRLNDKDMDVVVQPGITRKQLNAQLRDTGLFFPIDPGADASIGGMAATRASGTMAVRYGTMKDNVMALEVVLADGRVIRTGRRARKSSAGYDLTRLFVGSEGTLGIITEVTLKLHPWPQAISSAVSSFGALHDAVETAIEIIQSGIPVARIELLDEVMMRGINGHFGLAYREAPTLFFEFHGTEAGVAEQAEFAEATAAEHGGLGFEWAQLPEERTRLWRARDNTLYAGLSLRPGARAMITDVCVPISRLAECLVETRREVDALGMIAPVVGHVGDGNFHMLILIDPANAEEIARAKALHARMVARAIAMEGTCTGEHGIGLGKIDFLKDELGEAVDVMRSIKAALDPLGLMNPGKIFRSSLEPRA, from the coding sequence ATGGGAATTCCGGTCGGCGCGGCGGCCGTCATCGACCGCCTCGCGGGGATGGTCGGCGCGCGTGTGACCACCGCCCGCGGCGTCCTGGACGAGCACGGCCGCAGCGAGGCCTATCATGCGAACCAGCCGCCCGACGTCGTGATATTTCCGGAGGCCACGCAGGAGGTGGCGCAGATCGTCGCGCTATGCGCGACTGCCGGCATGCCGATCGTAGCGTTTGGCGCCGGAACTTCGCTGGAAGGCAACACTGCGGCGGTCGCCGGAGGACTCTGCTTCGATTTTTCGCGAATGAACAGGATTCTAAGGCTGAACGACAAGGATATGGATGTCGTCGTGCAGCCGGGCATTACGCGCAAGCAGCTCAATGCGCAACTGCGGGACACCGGCCTGTTTTTTCCGATCGATCCCGGCGCTGATGCGTCGATTGGCGGCATGGCGGCGACGCGCGCCTCCGGCACGATGGCGGTGCGCTACGGGACGATGAAGGACAACGTGATGGCGCTGGAGGTGGTGCTGGCGGACGGACGCGTGATTCGCACCGGCCGGCGCGCGCGAAAGTCATCCGCCGGTTATGACCTGACGCGATTATTCGTCGGCTCTGAGGGAACGCTGGGGATCATCACTGAAGTAACGTTGAAGCTGCATCCTTGGCCGCAGGCGATCTCGTCCGCCGTGTCCAGCTTCGGCGCCTTGCACGACGCAGTCGAAACCGCAATCGAGATCATCCAGTCCGGCATTCCGGTGGCGCGGATTGAACTGCTCGACGAAGTGATGATGCGCGGCATCAATGGCCATTTCGGACTCGCCTATCGTGAGGCGCCGACACTGTTCTTCGAATTTCACGGCACCGAGGCTGGCGTTGCCGAACAGGCGGAATTCGCCGAGGCGACCGCCGCAGAGCACGGCGGGCTCGGTTTCGAGTGGGCGCAACTGCCCGAAGAGCGCACGCGACTATGGCGCGCCCGCGATAACACGCTCTATGCGGGGTTGAGCCTGAGACCTGGCGCGCGCGCTATGATAACCGATGTCTGCGTGCCGATCTCGCGGCTTGCGGAATGCCTGGTTGAAACGCGGCGCGAAGTCGACGCCCTCGGGATGATCGCCCCAGTCGTCGGCCATGTCGGCGACGGCAATTTTCACATGTTGATCCTGATCGATCCCGCCAATGCCGAGGAGATCGCCCGCGCTAAGGCCCTGCACGCGCGCATGGTCGCGCGTGCCATCGCAATGGAGGGCACCTGCACCGGCGAACACGGCATCGGGCTTGGCAAGATCGACTTCTTGAAGGACGAACTCGGCGAGGCCGTCGATGTCATGCGCAGCATCAAGGCCGCGCTCGATCCCCTGGGATTGATGAATCCGGGCAAGATCTTTCGGTCTTCGCTGGAGCCGCGCGCATGA
- a CDS encoding sugar ABC transporter substrate-binding protein, which translates to MKQYRKLTCAVLVLSGGFAAGARADGETIAVFTKNQTNPFFQTVRVGADAAAKGLGARTLHYIPTKPDSIPEQLSQIEDVVVKKPSAIVFIPVDYKAMVPGIEKVNEAGIPVVNITDRSAGGKFVAFVGADDYSLGLETARYLLKTLGGKGNIVIIEGVKGSLTNVDRVRGFNDALKENPGAKLLASQPGNYQRLQALQVMENLMQSNSQIDGVLAANDAMAVGAIEALDGANRKAQVIGINGTKEAVDAIKSGKLLASGDYNGFVQGCVGTMIAIRSLRGEPVVTEIVLKPTVITKDNYQPYDVALESRSCPSWDEAEKLRTK; encoded by the coding sequence ATGAAGCAATACCGGAAATTGACCTGCGCTGTTCTGGTGCTGTCGGGCGGATTCGCGGCCGGCGCACGGGCCGACGGCGAGACGATCGCTGTTTTCACGAAGAACCAGACCAACCCTTTTTTCCAGACCGTGCGGGTCGGCGCCGATGCCGCGGCGAAAGGGCTCGGCGCGAGAACGCTGCACTATATTCCGACCAAGCCCGACAGCATTCCCGAACAGCTCAGCCAGATCGAAGACGTCGTGGTGAAGAAGCCGAGCGCCATCGTCTTTATTCCGGTCGACTACAAGGCGATGGTGCCGGGCATCGAGAAGGTCAACGAGGCCGGAATCCCGGTCGTGAACATCACCGACCGCTCGGCTGGCGGCAAGTTCGTCGCGTTCGTCGGCGCCGACGACTACAGCCTCGGCCTCGAGACGGCCCGCTATCTGCTCAAGACGCTGGGCGGCAAAGGCAACATCGTCATCATCGAAGGCGTCAAGGGCTCGCTGACCAATGTCGACCGTGTCAGGGGCTTCAACGACGCGCTGAAGGAAAATCCGGGCGCGAAGCTGCTCGCTTCCCAGCCCGGCAATTACCAGCGGCTGCAGGCGCTCCAGGTCATGGAGAATCTGATGCAGTCCAATTCGCAGATCGACGGCGTGCTCGCGGCCAACGATGCCATGGCAGTCGGCGCCATCGAGGCGCTCGACGGCGCGAACCGCAAGGCGCAGGTGATCGGCATTAACGGCACCAAGGAGGCCGTCGATGCGATCAAGTCAGGCAAGCTACTGGCGAGCGGCGACTATAACGGTTTCGTTCAGGGCTGTGTCGGCACCATGATCGCGATCCGGTCGCTGCGCGGCGAGCCGGTGGTTACGGAAATCGTGCTGAAGCCGACCGTCATCACCAAGGACAATTATCAGCCATATGACGTTGCGCTGGAATCGCGGTCGTGCCCGTCCTGGGACGAAGCCGAGAAACTTCGTACGAAGTAA